The DNA window TTTACAAATGCCAAGCGGTAAATTGTGGAATAGGTTTTTCACTTAGGACAGCAAGGCCTGATAATTTAAATGCTTGGATAAATTGTAATTTTGATGGCAATACGAATTCTAGTTTAGATTTATTTAATCATAATGCTCCATTGATTGCCAACTGCGATTTTAAAAATAGTACGGGAGAAATTGTTATTAATGCATTGTATGGCGTAGGAATTTATTCTTGCGATTTCTCTAACAATAGCACAAATTCGATTCTTAATGGAGATGTAGCAACTATTGAGGGTTGTAATTTTCAAGACGAAATTCCTGTATTTGGATCAATAAATACCGCATATCTAATCGACTCAAACATAGCCGGAAGCACAAGTAATATGAGTAATGGAATGCTAGTCAATAATTATTTTACTGCAAATCCATCATTTAATAAATTGTTAATCAACTTAAAATCAGGGGTTCCAACGGTGCTTATAGATGAAGCTTCAAATCCATATCCGCAATTATTAGTAACCGGTGATCGAAAAAAATAAAATTTTTGTAAATTACTGTAGGCACAACACAAAAAATGCCGTGATTTATAAATTCTTTTTAATTATAAACCCGTAACACATTTCCATTTACTTCCACTCGATATTGTCTCAAAGGATATTGTTTGCCCGCACTTTGACCTGAAAACATACTGTATTCGGCATTGTCACAAGCACAAACTACATGAGTTTTATCAATCTTTAATGGGTCTAAAGGATCTAGTTTTTTAAAAGTCATAGTAGAGCACGAACTCAAAGCTTGATTTGGGCAAGCCGCGTCAAAGGAGTTGTAAGAAGTACCAGAAGTATTGAAAACAAAAATACCGCGAACGCCTACATTGGGAATGTAAACCCCATTACTCACAAATTTAAGATCCGAATATTGAGGTAAACTCAAATTGATTTCGGTGTTCACCTGATAACTGGGTAGGTAGGGATTATTGTTGTTAGGAGAGTTGGTACTGCATCCAAAAAGAATAGGAAAGACAATCAAAAGGAGAATATATTTTTTCATTATCCAAATAAAGTATAAGAATTAGCCGTACAAAATTAATTTATTTAACTATCGAATCGATATGTTTAACGTATATTTATCGTTTAAATAAAAATAATACTATCTTTGTGCAAAGAAATCCCGTCCTGATGGGATTTTTTGTATTTTATATAAACGACGAAGTTATGACTAAAGTATCTTATTACACTGCCGAAGGATTAAAAAAATTGAGAGACGAATTAGATCAATTAAAAAGTATCGAAAGACCCAAAGCGTCACAAGCCATTGCCGATGCCCGAGATAAAGGAGATTTATCCGAAAATGCCGAATACGATGCCGCCAAAGAAGCACAAGGGATGCTCGAAATGCGAATTGCCAAACTAGAGGAAATTCATTCGAATGCGAGACTTATCGACGAAACACAATTGGATGTTTCTAAAGTGCTTGTTTTGTCGAATGTAAAAATCAAAAACCAAACCAATGGGATGGAAATGAAATATACCCTTGTAGCTGAAAGCGAAGCCGATTTGAAAACAGGAAAACTTTCTGTTACCTCACCAATTGGAAGAGGATTGTTAGGTAAAAAAGTGGGAGAAGTAGCTGAAATTTCAGTACCAAACGGTGTTTTAAAATTTGAAATTCTCGAGGTGTCTAGAGACTAAAACATTTAATCAGTTAATTGTTTATTCGATTAACCGATTAACCAAATAAACAATTAACCTTTTCAACAATGTCGAGCATTTTTACCAAAATCATCAACGGAGAAATACCCTGCTACAAAATAGCAGAAGACGCTAATTTTTTGGCTTTTTTGGATGTAAATCCTAATGCCAAAGGCCATACTTTATGTGTTCCAAAACAAGAAATAGATAAAATTTTCGATATTCAAGATGAACTATATCTAGGTTTGATGCAGTTTTCCAAAAAAATTGCCACCGCACTCGAAAAAACAGTTCCCTGTAATAGAATCGGAATGGCTGTCATAGGTCTCGAAGTGCCTCACGCCCACGTTCATTTGATTCCTTTGAACGAAATGGATGAAATGCGTTTTCAGAAAAAAGTTTCATTGACCCAGGAAGAATTTGAATCCTTAGCCAAAGAAATTCAAGCCAATTTGTAACTATTTTTTGCAGTCCAAAATGAAAAAATATGTAGTGAGTTTCACTTTATTTTTTTCTGTATTTAGTTTTGCTCAAGCCAATTTGGGGTATGAACTCCTAGATAAAAAAATGGCTTTGATTCCACTGCAATCCACTACTTCAACTCAGGAAATTGCTAAGTTTATTGCTGCCAATTTCAAAACCGATAACGAAAAAATTCGAGCCGTTTTTTATTGGACCGCGTCCAGCATAAGTTATGATGTGGCCAATATGTTTGCCGTTAATTTTGAAGAAACCCCGCAAGATAGAATTACAAAAACCTTAAAAACAAAAAAAGGGATTTGTGGCGATTATGCAGCGATTTTTAATGAAATAGCCAATTTGGTTGGCATAAAATCGGTTGTTATTTCAGGTTATACTAAGCAAAACGGAAAAATAGCGGATTTAGCCCATGCTTGGTGCGCGGCAAAAATTGATAATAAATGGTATGTTTTTGACCCAACATGGGGCTCAGGATCGTTGACGAATGGTAAGTTTGTCAAGAAAATCAACACTTATTATTTCAAAGGGGAGCCTAGCAAGATGATTACCTCTCATATGCCTTTTGATTATTTATGGCAGTTTTTGAATTATCCCATTACCAATACCGAGTTTTATCAAGGGAAAACTCAAATCAATACATCCAAGAAATACTTCGACTTCGAAAATGAAATAGCCAAACAAAGTGCTTTGTCTGAAATCGATCAGTTATTTGAATCGGCTGAACGTGTGCAAAAAAACGGTTTGAAAAACGCGATGATTGTGGCATTTTATGAAAATCAAAAAAAGCATTCAACGGTACTTCGAGAGAACTTAAATATAGAAAAACTAAATCAGGTAGTGGCCGAAATGAATGAAGCGGTTTTGTTATTAAATGATTTTATTTTTTATAGAAACAACAAGTTCAAACCCACTTTTCCTGACGAAGAAATCAATAGGATGATCCAAAAACCTAGAGAAAAACTAATCAAATGTCAAAATGATATTTATACCGTTGGTTCAACAGGTACCGACAACAAAGCCAATTTAACGGCGATAAAAAAATCGATAGAATCGAACTTGGCATTGGCCGAAGAGCACGCTTTGTTTGTGAAAAACTATTTGAGTAAGTCTAAATTGGTTCGTAAAACGATGTTCTCGAAAGTGTCCTGGATGGGAGTTCCCTTAAATTAACTCGGTTACCTTAAAACTTACTTGCATCGTGGTGCCTTTGCCTATTTCGGAATGCAAAACTTTTATGGTTCCTTTATGGTATTCTTCGACAATTCTTTTGGTTAGAGACAATCCCAATCCCCAGCCGCGTTTTTTGGTAGTAAATCCAGGTTCAAAAACACTTTTGAATTGGTTTTTAGGAATTCCGCTTCCGGTATCCGAAATATTTATTTTGACCAATCCACCTTCATGCAATACTTCAAGGGCTAGTTTTCCTCGTCCTTTCATCGCATCAATAGCATTTTTGACTAAATTTTCAATCGTCCAGCTGTGTAATGTCGGATTGAATAACACGATAACTGCTGCTTCCGGCCCTTTGAATGAAAATTCAATCTGTTTCGAAAATCGGGATTGTAAATAGTCATACGATTTCTGAGTTTCTTCGATGATATCTTTGTTTTCTAATTTGGGTTCCGACCCAATATTCGAAAATCGTTCCGTAATGGTCTGCAAGCGTTCAATGTCTTTCTCGATTTCCTTGGTGGTGGCTTCATCGACATTTTCAGATTTCAGGATTTCTACCCATCCCACTAATGAGGTAAGCGGCGTACCAATTTGATGTGCCGTTTCCTTTGCCATTCCTGCCCAAAGTTTGTTTTGAGTCGCCATCTTGGTGCTCTTGTAAAAATTATAAACCAAGGCCGCAAACAAAAAAATAATGAGCAATAAGGCCACGGGATAGTATTTAAGTTTATTCAACAAAGCCGAATCGCCATAGTATAAGTATTGAAATTTTCCCGGAACATATTCAATAACTATGGGGTCATTTTCACTCTTTAAACCCGACAAAAACTGACTGGACCTTCTGGGGTCTTTGGCAATGGCTTCATCAATATTTATGTAATTGATAATACTGTCATTTTCAGTAAGCATTATTGGAATAGAAGTATTGTTTTTAAATATTTGCAAAGGCAATTCTAAATCTGTGTTTTCGCCTGCATTGATAAGGGTTTTTTGTGCATTAGCCCAAAGATTCATTTTCAAACGTTCCTCCTGTTTGAATATTTGAAAAAAGGTATAGGTATTCCAAAGTATTAATGAAATAATGACAAAAGAAGCAAAAATAATAATCCAACGACTGGTGTTTCGACTTTTGGAAAAATGCATAAATTGATTTTTGTGGCATAAATATAACGAAATTATTGGTTTAAGATTATATTTTTTACAGACTTATTCTTGACTATATGAGTTTTGAAAAAAACAAGAATTAATTATTTTCTGAATCTGTTTTTAATTTGAAACTAATTGATAAAATACTATATTTGTGTATCACAAATAATACAATTTAAGATGGAAGTTACAGGAAAAATTAAGATGATCGATCAAACCAAAGAGGTGGGATCAGCAGGTTTCAAAAAAAGAGATGTTGTAGTTACAACAGACGAACAATATCCACAACATATTTTGGTTCAGTTTGTTCAAGACAAATGCGATTTATTGAACAATTTCCAAGTAGGTGAATCGGTGAAAATAGATATCAATTTAAGAGGTCGTGAATGGACAAATCCACAAGGAGAAACTGTTTATTTCAACACTATTCAAGGATGGAGAATTGGAAAAGTTCAGGCTGAGGCTGCGGCTCCAGTTCAAACTCCACCGATGCCAGCAGCGGCTGCATTTCCGCCTGCCAATAGTCTAAACGAGGAAGAGCCAGACGATTTGCCTTTCTAAATAAAGAGTCAAAATCCTTGAAAATTTTTCAAGGATTTTTTTTGCGCTTTCCCGAAATCAATTCAGCTGAATTAAGGCTCCTAGGCCAATTTCACTCCCAATTTGTGGATATACAAAAGCAGTTGTTTTGCTCTTTTTTCCAAAAGTCATCGATTGAAATGGATTCCAATATGAAACGATCAATCCCGATGCCAATCCGATTCCTGCACCAGCAAGAACATCGGAAGTGTAATGTTTGTTGTTCGCTATTCGTAGAATTCCTGTGGCCGTTGCAAATAAAAACCCGCTACTTGCATACCATACATTTGAATCTTTGTACTCATAATATAATAAAGCTGCATTTGTAAAAGCTAATGCGGTATGGCCTGATGGAAAACTCAAATTGTCCGATTGATCGGGTCTTTCTTCTTTGCAAATGTTTTTTGTAGCAAAAACGACGGCTCCGGTAATGGTATTGGCTACAATTATATTTATCGTTTGCTGTTTGAAATTGTTCTTTGGTTTAAACCCAAAAGTTTTTCCTAAATAGATTTGAGCAATAGGTACAAATTGAAGGTAATCATCGGCACTAGTATTAAAATCTTTACCGAAAAAGTTGTTGGCATTTTTTTGCAAATCCTCATTTAGTGCCGTGTTCACCATCAAAGCGCCAGTTGTGATCAGTGCAGCAGGAACTATAAACTGCTTGTACGAGAGTTTGTCGCGATTTTTTATTGTGTTAATCGTGTCTTTGGATTGGGCAGTTCCCATAAAAACCGATAAAGAGAATAAAACTGTCGTGAGTTTGGTTTTCATTGAATTTATAAAAATTTTAGGTTTGAATTTTAAAACGTAAATTGCATTGCCAAATGTATACTTTTGTCCTTTATTATGTATTTTTTATCCGAAGAATTATTTTTCCCACCCGTTTCTCAGGCCTATCCGGACGGAATTCTCGCCATTGGTGGAGATTTATCAACGGAACGTTTATTTTTGGCTTACAAAAGTGGTATTTTTCCCTGGTTTGAAGAAGGGGATCCCATTTATTGGTGGTCGCCTAATCCGAGAATGGTTTTGTTTTTTGACGAATTGGTCGTTTCCAAAAGTATGCGAAACATTCTGAATCGAAATGTTTTCAGGCTGACTTTTAATACGAGTTTTAGAGAAGTGATTTCCAATTGCCAAAAGATAAAACGCGAAGGCCAAAACGGGACTTGGATTACCAATGATATGGTAGAAGCCTATTGCAAATTGAATGAAATGGGCATTGCCAAATCAGTTGAGGTTTGGCAAAACGATGAGTTGGTCGGTGGTTTGTACGGTATCGATTTGGGACATGTTTTTTGTGGCGAAAGTATGTTTTCTAAAGTTTCGAATGCTTCTAAAGTTGCGTTTATAGCTTTGGCAAATCAATTAAAAAAGGATAACTACAACCTTTTGGATTGCCAAGTGTACAACGAACATCTTGAAAGTTTGGGTTGTCGTGAAATACCCAGAGATGATTTTATAGCACTTCTAAAAAGTAAATGATTATTAAATTTAATCCTCGTCAAAATGCAAAACTTTGACAAAGATATTAAAAACCTAAATTGCAATAAAACGAATACTAAATGAATACGTACTCTGTAAAAGAATTGTACATCTACCCCATAAAAAGTCTGGCTGGAATTCGTGTTGAAAGCGCGAAAGCTGAAGAAATGGGTTTTGAAAATGACCGACGTTGGATGTTAATCGACGAACACAATCAGTTTATTACGCAAAGAAACCATCCGATTTTGAGTCAGTTTTATCCGATGGTTATTGGAAGCAAAATTTCTATTAATCATCACGACAAAAAACATGAATTTTTGATAAATGAAACTTTAAATGAGCCTCTATTTTCAAAAGTTTGGGATGACGAAACCCAAGTCGTCGAAGTGAATAAAACGACTTCGAAATGGTTTAGCGAAGCACTTGGTTTCGATTGTAAATTGGTTAAAATCAACACTAGCGGCGACAGAAAACACGAGTGCACAAAGCTGAATACCACCATAAATGTTAGCCTGGCCGATGGCTATCCGTATATGCTAATTGGCACCCAAAGTTTAGATTTTTTAAACGAAAAACTGGAAGAAAAAATTACGATGGCAAGATTTAGACCCAATATTGTCATTAGTAGTTCGGTGGCTCACGAAGAAGACTCGTTTGGCGAGTTCCAAATTGGAACTGTGCAATTCAAAAATGCAAAACCTTGCGGGCGATGTATTATGGTGAATACGAATCCAAAGAATGCCATTGTAAAAAAAGAACCTTTAAATACTTTGAGTACGTATCGAAAAAGAGACAACTCAATTCTTTTTGGAACGAATGTTATCTGTTTGAATGAAGGTAAAATTAGTGTTGGCGATGCTTTGGTTTTTTAAAGAGATTTAATTTTTTCTCCAGCAATCTTCGATGTGATCGTTGACCATTCCTGTGGCTTGCATATGAGCATATACTACGGTTGAACCTACGAATTTGAATCCACGTTTTTTTAAATCTTTGCTAATTTCGTCTGAGAGTGGGGAAGTAGCAGGAACTTCTTTTAAGGATTGTCTTTTGTTGTCGATTGGTTTTCCGTCTGTAAAGCCCCAAATATATTTGCTGAAACTGCCAAATTCTTCCTGCACTTTCATAAAGGCAAGAGCATTCGAAACGGCAGCTCGAATCTTCAATTGATTTCGGATAATTCCAGCATCAAGTATTAATTCCTGAATTTTTTCTTCAGGATAATTAGCTACTTTTTTATAATCGAAATCATCAAAAGCAGATTGAAAGTTTTCTCTTTTATTTAAGATGGTAATCCAACTCAATCCCGCTTGAAAAGTTTCGAGAATCAGGAATTCGAATAATTTTTGGTCGTCATAAACTGGAACACCCCATTCTTTGTCGTGGTATTCTTTGTACAAATCGCTGGATAAACACCAGCCGCATCGTGTAGGTTCTTGCATTAGTCTTTGCCGTTGCCAATTTTCCAGTAGTATCCTTCTACTGTTGGAATGTAAGCTTTTCTACCTTTTACAACTAAGTCCGTGTAAATTTTTCTGTCATATTTAATGGCAATAGCTCCTCCAGAAATGTATACTGTATTATTTATAATGCTAGCTTTAAGCCTTCCGTCTTTGAATTTTGCATCGGACACTTTCTCCACTAGCCAAGTAGAATTCCATTTTATATCAATTTCATCTTCAGAAATTTTAGTAATACTTTTGACTAATTTTATGGCTTCTTTTGGTATTTCTAAATGTTGAGACAATTCATCCTGTGTGAGTGTTTCTCCTATTTTACATCCAATTAATATTTTTTGGATAGTATATTTTGAAGGTGTAGCAGTTTTTTTTGTTTTGGTGTCGACCGTGCTGTTCGGTCTGGTAGTAGTTACCTCATTGCCTTCGGGTACGTCGCCAGGTTTTGTGTTTGTATTTTCGTTGGCAGTGGCTTGCTTTGGTTTTTTAGTAAAACGAGCGTTGTTTAAAACCGAGCCTTTTGTCTCGTTTTCCTCTGTTGAAGTGGTTACAACCGTCGTATCTTTAGAAATTCCGGTTGTTTCTTTTTCTGTTTTTTGCTCATTTTCTGGACTAGGATTTGAGGTGTTTTCCTCTTTATTTCTGCCACAGCTGATGATGCTGAGGGTGATTATTAACACTAGAAGTATTCTTTTGTAGTCTCTCATTTTTGGAATGTGCTGATGAATTTTATATTCAAATATTGCTCGCATTATAATGAGCAAAGATAAAAAAATTGTTCTTTAAATTGCTATACCCAATCCAATTTCAAAGCAAGCCAAATTGGTTAAAAAAAAGGAGGTTTGAATGAACAAACCTCCCTTTTTGAATTGAAATATGAATTATAATTATCCCAATGCGGCTCTTTTGAAACCTGTAACAACAAGATCTTTGTCTAAAGATTTTACATAATCAGCAACGCTCATTTTGTTGTCTTTGATATAATCTTGGTTTACTAAGGTGTTGTCTTTAAAGAAACGAGCCAATTTACCTTTAGCAATATTGTCTAACATTGCTTCTGGTTTTCCTTCTTGACGCAAAAGGTCTTTGGCAATTTCGATTTCTTTAGCAATTGTGTCAGCGTCTACACCAGCTTCGTTCAAAGCAATTGGAGACATAGCTGCTGCTTGCATTGCTACGTTTCTTGCTGCTTCGTCTGCACCTGCAATGTTTGCAGATAAGGCTACCAAAGTGGCGATTTTGTTACCAGCGTGAATGTAAGAACCAATGAATGTTCCATTTAATCTTTCGAATGAACGGATTTCGATTTTTTCTCCAATAACTCCAGTTTGCTCGATTAATTTTTCAGCAACAGTAATTCCGTTGAAATCAGCAGCTAAAAATGCTTCTTTAGTGTCAAAATTCAATGCTAATTCAGCAAAATCTTGAGCTAATTTAATGAATGATTCGTTTTTACCTACGAAGTCAGTTTCGCAGTTGAGAGAAACGATAGCTCCAGTAGTTTTGTCAGCACTTACAATAGCGATAACAGCACCTTCAGTAGATTCTCTGTCTGCGCGGTTTGCGGCTACTTTTTGTCCTTTTTTACGTAAGTTTTCGATAGCTAAATCGAAATCTCCGTCTGATTCTACAAGTGCTTTTTTGCAGTCCATCATACCTGCACCTGTGATTGTTCTTAATTTATTAACGTCTGCAGCAGTAATTGTTGCCATAATATAATGTGTTTAATGTTATAAAAGTAAAAATTCCAATTTTCAAATCCTAAACTCCAACTTTAGCAAATTAACAACTTAACGTTACTAATTTTTTTGGAATTTGGAATTTAAAATTTGGAATTTAAAAATTGATTTATTCTTCAGTTGCAGGAGCTTCAACTTCAGCTGTTGGCTCAGTTTCTTCCACTGCAGCTACAGGAGTTTCCACTTCTTCAGCATTGGCTTCAGGTTGAACGTCAGCTTCAGCACCTCTATTCGATAGTCCATCAACAACTGCAGCGGTAACAATAGACAAAATTTTGTCGATTGATTTAGAAGCATCATCATTGGCAGGGATAACATAATCTACCTCTCTTGGGTCAGAATTAGTATCCACCATTGCAAAAACTGGAATGTTTAATTTTTGAGCTTCTTTTATAGCAATGTGTTCCGCTTTGATATCTACTACGAACAAGGCAGCAGGAAGTCTGGACATATCAGCAATTGAGCCTAAGTTTTTCTCTAATTTAGCACGAAGACGATCTACTTGCAAACGCTCTTTTTTAGAAAGCGTCATAAATGTTCCGTCTTTCTTCATCTTATCAATAGTAGCCATTTTTTTAACAGCTTTACGGATGGTTACGAAGTTGGTCAACATTCCGCCTGGCCATCTTTCAGTGATGTAAGGCATGTTACAAGCTGCTGCTTTGTCAGCAACGATATCTTTAGCTTGTTTTTTGGTAGCTACGAATAATATTTTTCTACCAGATGCTGCAATTTTTTTCAAAGCTTCGTTAGCTTCTTCGATTTTTGCAGCAGTTTTATATAGATTGATAATGTGAATTCCATTACGTTCCATATATATGTATGGAGCCATATTTGGATCCCATTTTCTAGTCATGTGTCCGAAATGAACACCTGCTTCTAGTAATTCTTTTACTTCTACTTTGTTTGACATTTTTTGTTTAGTTTACGTTCTGTTGATTAGCAATGTGTTTTTTAAGGTTATTAGTTTGTAGTTTGTGGTTGGTAGTTTTTTAAAACTTCCAACTTCTAACTT is part of the Flavobacterium nackdongense genome and encodes:
- a CDS encoding MOSC domain-containing protein; this translates as MNTYSVKELYIYPIKSLAGIRVESAKAEEMGFENDRRWMLIDEHNQFITQRNHPILSQFYPMVIGSKISINHHDKKHEFLINETLNEPLFSKVWDDETQVVEVNKTTSKWFSEALGFDCKLVKINTSGDRKHECTKLNTTINVSLADGYPYMLIGTQSLDFLNEKLEEKITMARFRPNIVISSSVAHEEDSFGEFQIGTVQFKNAKPCGRCIMVNTNPKNAIVKKEPLNTLSTYRKRDNSILFGTNVICLNEGKISVGDALVF
- the aat gene encoding leucyl/phenylalanyl-tRNA--protein transferase; protein product: MYFLSEELFFPPVSQAYPDGILAIGGDLSTERLFLAYKSGIFPWFEEGDPIYWWSPNPRMVLFFDELVVSKSMRNILNRNVFRLTFNTSFREVISNCQKIKREGQNGTWITNDMVEAYCKLNEMGIAKSVEVWQNDELVGGLYGIDLGHVFCGESMFSKVSNASKVAFIALANQLKKDNYNLLDCQVYNEHLESLGCREIPRDDFIALLKSK
- a CDS encoding phosphatase PAP2 family protein, whose product is MKTKLTTVLFSLSVFMGTAQSKDTINTIKNRDKLSYKQFIVPAALITTGALMVNTALNEDLQKNANNFFGKDFNTSADDYLQFVPIAQIYLGKTFGFKPKNNFKQQTINIIVANTITGAVVFATKNICKEERPDQSDNLSFPSGHTALAFTNAALLYYEYKDSNVWYASSGFLFATATGILRIANNKHYTSDVLAGAGIGLASGLIVSYWNPFQSMTFGKKSKTTAFVYPQIGSEIGLGALIQLN
- a CDS encoding Rieske (2Fe-2S) protein; the encoded protein is MKKYILLLIVFPILFGCSTNSPNNNNPYLPSYQVNTEINLSLPQYSDLKFVSNGVYIPNVGVRGIFVFNTSGTSYNSFDAACPNQALSSCSTMTFKKLDPLDPLKIDKTHVVCACDNAEYSMFSGQSAGKQYPLRQYRVEVNGNVLRVYN
- the tsf gene encoding translation elongation factor Ts; the encoded protein is MATITAADVNKLRTITGAGMMDCKKALVESDGDFDLAIENLRKKGQKVAANRADRESTEGAVIAIVSADKTTGAIVSLNCETDFVGKNESFIKLAQDFAELALNFDTKEAFLAADFNGITVAEKLIEQTGVIGEKIEIRSFERLNGTFIGSYIHAGNKIATLVALSANIAGADEAARNVAMQAAAMSPIALNEAGVDADTIAKEIEIAKDLLRQEGKPEAMLDNIAKGKLARFFKDNTLVNQDYIKDNKMSVADYVKSLDKDLVVTGFKRAALG
- the rpsB gene encoding 30S ribosomal protein S2, with product MSNKVEVKELLEAGVHFGHMTRKWDPNMAPYIYMERNGIHIINLYKTAAKIEEANEALKKIAASGRKILFVATKKQAKDIVADKAAACNMPYITERWPGGMLTNFVTIRKAVKKMATIDKMKKDGTFMTLSKKERLQVDRLRAKLEKNLGSIADMSRLPAALFVVDIKAEHIAIKEAQKLNIPVFAMVDTNSDPREVDYVIPANDDASKSIDKILSIVTAAVVDGLSNRGAEADVQPEANAEEVETPVAAVEETEPTAEVEAPATEE
- the greA gene encoding transcription elongation factor GreA, with amino-acid sequence MTKVSYYTAEGLKKLRDELDQLKSIERPKASQAIADARDKGDLSENAEYDAAKEAQGMLEMRIAKLEEIHSNARLIDETQLDVSKVLVLSNVKIKNQTNGMEMKYTLVAESEADLKTGKLSVTSPIGRGLLGKKVGEVAEISVPNGVLKFEILEVSRD
- a CDS encoding DNA-3-methyladenine glycosylase I; protein product: MQEPTRCGWCLSSDLYKEYHDKEWGVPVYDDQKLFEFLILETFQAGLSWITILNKRENFQSAFDDFDYKKVANYPEEKIQELILDAGIIRNQLKIRAAVSNALAFMKVQEEFGSFSKYIWGFTDGKPIDNKRQSLKEVPATSPLSDEISKDLKKRGFKFVGSTVVYAHMQATGMVNDHIEDCWRKN
- a CDS encoding DUF3127 domain-containing protein → MEVTGKIKMIDQTKEVGSAGFKKRDVVVTTDEQYPQHILVQFVQDKCDLLNNFQVGESVKIDINLRGREWTNPQGETVYFNTIQGWRIGKVQAEAAAPVQTPPMPAAAAFPPANSLNEEEPDDLPF
- a CDS encoding transglutaminase domain-containing protein, which gives rise to MKKYVVSFTLFFSVFSFAQANLGYELLDKKMALIPLQSTTSTQEIAKFIAANFKTDNEKIRAVFYWTASSISYDVANMFAVNFEETPQDRITKTLKTKKGICGDYAAIFNEIANLVGIKSVVISGYTKQNGKIADLAHAWCAAKIDNKWYVFDPTWGSGSLTNGKFVKKINTYYFKGEPSKMITSHMPFDYLWQFLNYPITNTEFYQGKTQINTSKKYFDFENEIAKQSALSEIDQLFESAERVQKNGLKNAMIVAFYENQKKHSTVLRENLNIEKLNQVVAEMNEAVLLLNDFIFYRNNKFKPTFPDEEINRMIQKPREKLIKCQNDIYTVGSTGTDNKANLTAIKKSIESNLALAEEHALFVKNYLSKSKLVRKTMFSKVSWMGVPLN
- a CDS encoding sensor histidine kinase, which produces MHFSKSRNTSRWIIIFASFVIISLILWNTYTFFQIFKQEERLKMNLWANAQKTLINAGENTDLELPLQIFKNNTSIPIMLTENDSIINYINIDEAIAKDPRRSSQFLSGLKSENDPIVIEYVPGKFQYLYYGDSALLNKLKYYPVALLLIIFLFAALVYNFYKSTKMATQNKLWAGMAKETAHQIGTPLTSLVGWVEILKSENVDEATTKEIEKDIERLQTITERFSNIGSEPKLENKDIIEETQKSYDYLQSRFSKQIEFSFKGPEAAVIVLFNPTLHSWTIENLVKNAIDAMKGRGKLALEVLHEGGLVKINISDTGSGIPKNQFKSVFEPGFTTKKRGWGLGLSLTKRIVEEYHKGTIKVLHSEIGKGTTMQVSFKVTELI
- a CDS encoding HIT family protein; amino-acid sequence: MSSIFTKIINGEIPCYKIAEDANFLAFLDVNPNAKGHTLCVPKQEIDKIFDIQDELYLGLMQFSKKIATALEKTVPCNRIGMAVIGLEVPHAHVHLIPLNEMDEMRFQKKVSLTQEEFESLAKEIQANL